The Streptomyces spororaveus genome includes a region encoding these proteins:
- the argC gene encoding N-acetyl-gamma-glutamyl-phosphate reductase, whose product MVVRAAVAGASGYAGGEVLRLLLSHPEVEIGALTGNSNAGQPLGSLQPHLVPLAGRTLEATTPEVLAGHDVVFLALPHGQSAAVAAQLGEDVLVVDMGADHRLKDSADWDAFYGAPHAGTWPYGLPELPGAREALEGTKRIAVPGCFPTAVSLALFPAYQAKFAEPEAVIVAATGTSGAGKALKPHLLGAEVMGTVTPYGVGGGHRHTPEMVQNLSPLAGERVSVSFTPTLVPMARGILATCSAKALPGTTAEALRAAYEKAYADEPFVHLLPEGRMPSTKSVHGSNAVHVQVAFDESAGRIIAVSAIDNLTKGTAGGAVQSMNIALGLHESLGLSTIGVAP is encoded by the coding sequence ATGGTGGTACGTGCAGCGGTGGCCGGAGCGAGCGGGTACGCGGGCGGTGAAGTCCTGCGCCTCCTGCTCTCGCACCCCGAGGTGGAGATCGGCGCCCTCACCGGCAACTCCAACGCCGGACAGCCCCTCGGCTCCCTGCAACCGCACCTCGTGCCGCTCGCGGGACGCACCCTGGAGGCGACCACCCCCGAGGTCCTCGCCGGCCACGACGTCGTCTTCCTCGCCCTCCCGCACGGCCAGTCCGCCGCCGTCGCCGCCCAGCTCGGCGAGGACGTCCTCGTCGTCGACATGGGCGCCGACCACCGGCTCAAGGACTCCGCCGACTGGGACGCCTTCTACGGTGCCCCGCACGCCGGGACCTGGCCCTACGGGCTCCCCGAACTGCCCGGCGCCCGCGAGGCGCTGGAAGGGACCAAGCGCATCGCGGTCCCCGGCTGCTTCCCCACCGCCGTCTCCCTCGCGCTCTTCCCCGCCTACCAGGCGAAGTTCGCCGAGCCCGAGGCCGTGATCGTCGCCGCCACCGGCACCTCCGGCGCGGGCAAGGCCCTCAAGCCGCACCTGCTCGGCGCCGAGGTGATGGGCACCGTGACCCCGTACGGCGTGGGCGGCGGGCACCGCCACACACCCGAGATGGTCCAGAACCTCAGCCCGCTCGCGGGCGAGCGCGTCTCCGTCTCCTTCACACCGACCCTCGTCCCCATGGCGCGCGGCATCCTCGCCACGTGCTCGGCCAAGGCGCTCCCCGGCACCACCGCCGAAGCGCTGCGCGCCGCGTACGAGAAGGCGTACGCCGACGAGCCCTTCGTCCACCTGCTGCCCGAGGGCCGGATGCCGTCCACCAAGTCCGTCCACGGTTCCAACGCCGTCCACGTCCAGGTCGCCTTCGACGAGTCCGCCGGGCGGATCATCGCCGTCAGCGCCATCGACAACCTCACCAAGGGCACCGCCGGCGGCGCGGTGCAGAGCATGAACATCGCCCTCGGGCTTCACGAGAGCCTGGGTCTTTCCACGATCGGAGTCGCACCGTGA
- a CDS encoding N-acetyltransferase: MTEIRISTLAGRPELADRLGDMDDPWPDFATHDALARLLYPRMTAELADYVLVATDGDAVVARGYSVPFALHTAGRDGVLPAQGWDGVLMWAFSDLRRGVRPDTVSAIEITVARDRQGEGLSGLMLAAMRDNARARGFAEVVAPVRPSGKPAEPDTPIHEYAYRTRGDGLPYDPWLRVHVRAGGVVDSVAPLSMTITGSLGQWREWTGLPFDAAGPVRVPGALVPVRCEPEQGYAVYVEPNVWVRHRLADGAASGTP; this comes from the coding sequence ATGACCGAGATACGCATCAGCACGCTCGCCGGGCGTCCCGAACTGGCGGACCGGCTGGGGGACATGGACGACCCCTGGCCCGACTTCGCCACCCATGACGCCCTCGCCCGGCTGCTGTACCCGCGGATGACGGCCGAGCTCGCGGACTACGTCCTCGTCGCCACGGACGGGGACGCGGTGGTCGCCCGCGGCTACAGCGTGCCCTTCGCCCTGCACACGGCCGGCCGCGACGGGGTGCTGCCCGCGCAGGGCTGGGACGGCGTGCTCATGTGGGCCTTCTCCGACCTGCGCCGCGGGGTGCGGCCCGACACGGTGAGCGCGATCGAGATCACCGTGGCGCGCGACCGGCAGGGCGAGGGGCTCTCCGGGCTCATGCTGGCCGCGATGCGGGACAACGCCCGGGCCCGGGGCTTCGCCGAGGTGGTGGCGCCGGTCCGGCCCAGCGGAAAGCCGGCCGAGCCGGACACTCCGATCCACGAGTACGCGTACCGGACCCGGGGGGACGGCCTCCCGTACGACCCGTGGCTGCGCGTCCACGTCCGCGCGGGCGGGGTCGTCGACTCGGTGGCGCCGCTGTCGATGACGATCACCGGCTCGCTCGGCCAGTGGCGCGAGTGGACCGGCCTGCCCTTCGACGCCGCCGGGCCCGTGCGCGTACCGGGCGCCCTGGTGCCCGTGCGGTGCGAGCCGGAGCAGGGCTATGCGGTCTATGTGGAGCCGAACGTATGGGTCAGGCACCGGCTCGCCGACGGGGCGGCATCCGGCACCCCCTAG
- a CDS encoding DMT family transporter — protein sequence MTAQNSATLPATIAVKNPVRRGTALALLGVVAFSLTFPATAWGLESFGPWSLVALRSVLAAAIAGAFLLARRVPLPAREHWAGLAVVAAGVVVGFPMLTTLALTTSTTSHAAVVVGLLPLTTAALSALRTGARPSRAFWAAALAGAAVVIAFVVCDGTLAQSGGALSAGDAYLFGALLVCAAGYTEGGRLARTLPGWQVIGWALVLCLPLSLAGSVAGLAYEPVHLGAHGLAGLIWAAADSTFLGLYVWYRGMAEIGAPRASQLQLAQPLLTLVWSVALLGEHLTPAAPAAACAVLVCIAVTQRVK from the coding sequence ATGACAGCACAGAATAGCGCTACTCTCCCGGCCACGATAGCGGTCAAGAATCCGGTACGCCGGGGCACCGCGCTCGCCCTGCTCGGCGTCGTCGCCTTCTCGCTGACGTTCCCCGCCACCGCATGGGGACTGGAGAGCTTCGGCCCGTGGTCGCTGGTGGCGCTGCGCAGCGTTCTCGCCGCCGCCATCGCCGGGGCCTTCCTGCTGGCCCGGCGGGTCCCGCTGCCCGCCCGTGAGCACTGGGCCGGGCTCGCGGTGGTCGCCGCCGGGGTGGTCGTCGGCTTCCCGATGCTCACCACCCTCGCGCTGACGACCTCCACGACCTCGCACGCCGCCGTGGTGGTCGGCCTCCTGCCGCTCACCACCGCCGCGCTGTCCGCGCTGCGCACCGGAGCCCGGCCCTCGCGCGCCTTCTGGGCCGCCGCCCTCGCCGGGGCCGCGGTCGTGATCGCATTCGTCGTATGCGACGGCACGCTCGCGCAGAGCGGCGGCGCCCTCTCGGCGGGCGACGCGTACCTGTTCGGCGCCCTGCTGGTGTGCGCCGCCGGGTACACCGAGGGCGGCCGCCTCGCCCGGACGCTGCCCGGCTGGCAGGTGATCGGCTGGGCGCTCGTCCTGTGCCTGCCGCTGAGCCTGGCCGGCTCCGTGGCCGGTCTGGCGTACGAGCCGGTGCACCTCGGCGCCCACGGGCTCGCCGGGCTGATCTGGGCGGCGGCCGACTCCACCTTCCTCGGCCTGTACGTCTGGTACCGGGGCATGGCCGAGATCGGGGCGCCGCGGGCCAGCCAGCTCCAGCTCGCCCAGCCGCTGCTGACCCTCGTCTGGTCGGTGGCCCTGCTGGGTGAGCACCTCACCCCCGCCGCACCGGCCGCCGCCTGTGCGGTCCTCGTCTGCATCGCGGTGACCCAACGGGTCAAATAG
- a CDS encoding histidine phosphatase family protein, with protein MHVRVSLVAAARSSSLLAERFDDDRPLDGAGWRSVESAAQGLVPLGAAELRYCSPTPRSRATGEALGYAPLAQPALRECDMGRWRGLTLAEVTAHEPGAVDLWLSDPRSAPHGGESLLAFISRIGGWLDTRPADDGGAIVAVAEPSVVRAALVYALKAPPLTYWNVDVRPLSTMTLTGWSGQWHLCLQAPA; from the coding sequence ATGCATGTTCGGGTTTCGCTCGTCGCCGCAGCCCGTAGTTCCTCGCTGCTCGCCGAGCGCTTCGACGACGACCGCCCGCTGGACGGAGCCGGCTGGCGGTCGGTGGAGTCCGCCGCGCAGGGCCTCGTACCCCTGGGCGCGGCCGAGCTGCGCTACTGCTCGCCGACCCCCCGCAGCCGTGCCACGGGCGAGGCCCTCGGGTACGCGCCCCTGGCGCAGCCCGCGCTGCGCGAGTGCGACATGGGCCGCTGGCGGGGGCTGACCCTGGCCGAGGTGACCGCCCACGAGCCCGGGGCGGTGGACCTGTGGCTCAGTGATCCGCGGTCCGCGCCGCACGGGGGCGAGTCCCTGCTCGCCTTCATCTCCCGGATCGGCGGCTGGCTCGACACCCGGCCGGCCGACGACGGGGGCGCGATCGTGGCGGTGGCGGAGCCCTCGGTGGTCCGGGCGGCCCTGGTGTACGCCCTGAAGGCGCCCCCGCTGACCTACTGGAACGTGGACGTCCGGCCGTTGTCCACGATGACCCTCACGGGCTGGTCCGGCCAGTGGCACCTCTGTCTGCAGGCCCCGGCGTAA
- a CDS encoding glycoside hydrolase family 10 protein: MTYMGRRALLAGAVGVIAAATTGPAAAAPRTSARTPRGRAGAADFRGMWIASVSNVDWPSESGLSATRQRAELLELLDTAVERRLGAVVLQVRPAADAFWPSKLEPWSQWLTGEQGVDPGWDPLGTAVKEAHARGLELHAWFNPYRVANHTDLDRLAATHPARRNPGWTVEYGGKLYYNPGLPEVRRFVQDAMFDAVSRYALDAVHWDDYFYPYPVEGEYFDDDEAFEEYGEGFSSRAAWRRANTDTLVREMSARLRALRPAPRFGISPFAVWRNSDRDPAGSPTRAGLGTYDDLYADTRKWVREGWIDYIVPQAYWHIGHPTADYADIVPWWARTVAGTGVDLYVGEALYRCDADSPTEAWRDPGELSKHLRFAAGYPEVRGHVYFSAKQVAADPNGAMARVVADHYGTAASRR; the protein is encoded by the coding sequence ATGACGTACATGGGCCGACGGGCACTGCTGGCCGGGGCCGTGGGGGTGATCGCCGCCGCCACGACCGGCCCGGCGGCCGCGGCGCCGCGGACTTCCGCGAGGACCCCCCGGGGGCGGGCCGGCGCCGCCGACTTCCGCGGGATGTGGATCGCCTCCGTGTCGAACGTGGACTGGCCCTCCGAGAGCGGCCTCTCCGCGACGCGGCAGCGCGCGGAGCTGCTCGAACTCCTCGACACCGCGGTCGAGCGGCGCCTGGGCGCGGTGGTCCTCCAGGTCCGGCCGGCGGCGGACGCGTTCTGGCCCTCGAAGCTGGAGCCCTGGTCGCAGTGGCTGACCGGGGAGCAGGGGGTCGATCCCGGCTGGGACCCGCTGGGCACGGCCGTCAAGGAGGCGCACGCCCGCGGGCTGGAGCTGCACGCCTGGTTCAACCCGTACCGGGTGGCCAACCACACCGACCTGGACCGGCTGGCGGCCACCCACCCGGCGCGCCGCAACCCCGGCTGGACGGTGGAGTACGGCGGCAAGCTCTACTACAACCCCGGTCTGCCCGAGGTCCGGCGCTTCGTCCAGGACGCCATGTTCGACGCCGTCTCCCGTTACGCGCTGGACGCGGTGCACTGGGACGACTACTTCTACCCCTACCCGGTGGAGGGGGAGTACTTCGACGACGACGAGGCCTTCGAGGAGTACGGAGAGGGCTTCAGCTCGCGCGCCGCCTGGCGCCGCGCCAACACCGACACCCTGGTCCGTGAGATGTCGGCGCGGCTGCGCGCGCTCCGGCCGGCGCCGCGCTTCGGGATCAGCCCGTTCGCCGTGTGGCGCAACTCCGACCGGGACCCGGCCGGTTCGCCGACGCGTGCGGGCCTCGGGACCTACGACGACCTGTACGCGGACACCCGCAAGTGGGTCCGGGAGGGCTGGATCGACTACATCGTGCCGCAGGCGTACTGGCACATCGGGCACCCGACCGCCGACTACGCCGACATCGTGCCCTGGTGGGCGCGGACCGTCGCCGGCACGGGCGTGGACCTGTACGTGGGGGAGGCCCTGTACCGCTGCGACGCGGACAGCCCGACCGAGGCCTGGCGCGATCCGGGCGAGCTGTCGAAGCACCTGCGGTTCGCGGCCGGCTACCCGGAGGTCCGCGGCCACGTCTACTTCTCGGCGAAGCAGGTGGCCGCGGATCCCAACGGTGCGATGGCCCGGGTGGTCGCCGACCACTACGGCACGGCGGCGTCCCGGCGCTGA
- a CDS encoding DUF1918 domain-containing protein: MRATEGDQLVQHGRIVGQHDKVGEITQVLGENGTPPYRVRFQDGHEALMAPGPDCTVRHPSEPTH, translated from the coding sequence ATGCGCGCGACCGAGGGCGACCAGCTGGTGCAGCACGGCAGGATCGTAGGACAGCACGACAAGGTGGGCGAGATCACCCAGGTCCTGGGCGAGAACGGAACCCCCCCGTACCGGGTCCGCTTCCAGGACGGACACGAGGCACTGATGGCTCCCGGACCCGACTGCACGGTCCGCCACCCCTCAGAGCCCACTCACTGA
- the argB gene encoding acetylglutamate kinase produces the protein MSDEKTGQPGTSGGTARKHTALPKAQILIEALPWLTRHNGKVVVIKFGGNAMIDEDLKAAFAQDVVFLRQAGLKPVVVHGGGPQINAQLDKQGLVSEFKAGLRVTTPEAMDVVRMVLAGHVQRELVGLLNQHGPLAVGMTGEDARTIIASKHSPEIDGEVIDIGRVGEITSIDTGAIEALLEDGRIPVISSIAGSADDHHVYNVNADTAAAALAAALGAETLMVLTDVEGLYADWPHSDEVISKLTVSELEKLLPELSSGMVPKMEGCLHAVRNGVNTARVLDGRVQHSILLEIFTDSGIGTMVVPDHQSGGTR, from the coding sequence ATGAGCGACGAGAAGACCGGCCAGCCCGGCACCTCCGGCGGCACCGCCCGCAAGCACACCGCCCTGCCCAAGGCGCAGATCCTCATCGAGGCCCTGCCGTGGCTCACCCGCCACAACGGCAAGGTCGTCGTCATCAAGTTCGGCGGCAACGCCATGATCGACGAGGACCTCAAGGCCGCCTTCGCCCAGGACGTGGTCTTCCTGCGCCAGGCCGGGCTGAAGCCGGTCGTCGTGCACGGCGGCGGCCCCCAGATCAACGCCCAGCTCGACAAGCAGGGCCTGGTCAGCGAGTTCAAGGCGGGGCTGCGCGTCACGACCCCGGAGGCCATGGACGTCGTACGGATGGTCCTGGCGGGCCACGTCCAGCGCGAGCTGGTCGGTCTGCTCAACCAGCACGGGCCGCTCGCCGTCGGCATGACCGGCGAGGACGCCCGCACGATCATCGCGAGCAAGCACAGCCCGGAGATCGACGGCGAGGTCATCGACATCGGCCGGGTCGGGGAGATCACCTCCATCGACACCGGCGCCATCGAGGCCCTCCTGGAGGACGGCCGGATCCCGGTCATCTCCTCCATCGCGGGCAGCGCCGACGACCACCACGTCTACAACGTCAACGCCGACACGGCGGCCGCGGCGCTCGCCGCCGCCCTGGGCGCCGAGACGCTGATGGTCCTCACCGACGTCGAAGGCCTGTACGCGGACTGGCCGCACAGCGACGAGGTCATCAGCAAGCTCACCGTCAGCGAGCTGGAGAAGCTGCTGCCCGAGCTGTCCAGCGGCATGGTGCCCAAGATGGAGGGCTGCCTGCACGCCGTGCGCAACGGCGTGAACACCGCCCGCGTGCTCGACGGGCGGGTCCAGCACTCGATCCTGCTGGAGATCTTCACCGACTCCGGCATCGGCACGATGGTCGTGCCCGACCACCAGTCAGGGGGAACGCGATGA
- a CDS encoding arginine repressor, whose protein sequence is MSQAQDNEQGGQAVPQTRTARHRRIVDILNRQPVRSQSQLAKLLADDGLSVTQATLSRDLDELGAVKIRNTGGELIYAVPSEGGFRTPQAPLGESAKEERMRRLSGELLISAEASANLVVLRTPPGAAQFLASAIDQAELRAILGTIAGDDTLMLISRDPAGGQALADHLLRLAQKEG, encoded by the coding sequence ATGAGTCAGGCGCAGGACAACGAGCAAGGCGGCCAGGCCGTCCCGCAGACCCGCACCGCGCGTCACCGCCGGATCGTGGACATCCTCAACCGGCAGCCGGTCCGCTCCCAGAGCCAGCTGGCCAAGCTGCTCGCCGACGACGGGCTGAGCGTCACCCAGGCGACGCTCTCGCGCGACCTCGACGAGCTGGGCGCGGTGAAGATCCGCAACACCGGGGGCGAGCTGATCTACGCGGTACCCAGCGAGGGCGGCTTCCGCACCCCGCAGGCACCGCTCGGCGAGTCCGCGAAGGAGGAGCGCATGCGGCGCCTCTCCGGGGAACTGCTGATCTCGGCGGAGGCCTCCGCGAACCTCGTGGTCCTGCGCACCCCGCCGGGGGCGGCCCAGTTCCTCGCCTCGGCGATCGACCAGGCCGAACTCCGCGCGATCCTCGGCACGATCGCGGGCGACGACACCCTGATGCTGATCAGCCGGGACCCGGCGGGCGGCCAGGCCCTCGCCGACCACCTGCTGCGGCTGGCGCAGAAGGAGGGCTGA
- a CDS encoding aminotransferase-like domain-containing protein — MYERSSVAELAESLRSEINRYSIGGKLPSSRALVERYRVSPVTVSRALAQLAAEGLVVTRPGAGVFRAAPRTAAAAPGDTSWQEVALSAEGAGEIVPRSVDATGVLGSLAAPPTGVIELNSGYLHHSLQPERAMAAALARAGRRPGAWGRPPLEGLPELRDWFAREIGGAVVAADVLVTAGGQSALATALRALAPPGAPILVESPTYPGLLAIARASGCRPVPVPVDAEGVRPELLAAAFEATGARVFVCQPLFQNPTGAVLAPGRRAEVLRIARAAGAFVVEDDYARALAHEGAGPLPATLAAEDADGVVVHVRSLTKATSPSLRVGALAARGPVVERLRAIQIVDTFFVSRPLQEAALELVGAPAWPRHLRTVAAELRHRRDVLAGALRRELPELELPYLPYGGYQLWVRPTGGGDDAAFAAAALRAGVAVAPGRPYFCAEPPGPHVRLSFAGVSGPGELVEAVQRLRTGLADGIGPDA, encoded by the coding sequence ATGTACGAGCGTAGCAGTGTGGCGGAACTGGCCGAATCCCTGAGGTCGGAAATCAACCGCTACTCAATAGGTGGAAAGCTGCCGTCGAGCCGGGCTCTCGTCGAGCGCTACCGGGTCAGCCCCGTCACCGTCTCCCGGGCCCTCGCGCAGCTCGCCGCCGAAGGCCTCGTCGTCACCCGGCCCGGCGCGGGGGTCTTCCGCGCCGCACCGCGTACGGCGGCCGCCGCGCCCGGGGACACCTCCTGGCAGGAGGTCGCCCTCAGTGCCGAGGGGGCCGGGGAGATCGTCCCGCGCTCCGTCGACGCCACCGGAGTGCTGGGCTCGCTGGCCGCGCCCCCGACCGGGGTGATCGAGCTCAACTCCGGCTACCTGCACCACTCCCTGCAGCCCGAGCGGGCCATGGCGGCCGCGCTGGCCCGGGCCGGGCGACGGCCCGGAGCCTGGGGGCGGCCCCCTCTGGAGGGACTGCCCGAGCTGCGCGACTGGTTCGCCCGGGAGATCGGCGGCGCGGTCGTCGCCGCCGACGTACTGGTCACCGCGGGCGGGCAGAGCGCGCTGGCCACCGCCCTGCGGGCGCTCGCCCCGCCCGGGGCGCCGATCCTGGTGGAGTCCCCGACCTACCCCGGGCTGCTGGCCATCGCCCGGGCCTCCGGGTGCCGGCCCGTGCCCGTCCCGGTGGACGCCGAGGGGGTCCGGCCGGAGCTGCTGGCCGCCGCCTTCGAGGCCACCGGCGCGCGCGTGTTCGTATGCCAGCCGCTGTTCCAGAACCCGACCGGAGCGGTCCTGGCTCCGGGGCGCCGGGCCGAGGTGCTGCGCATCGCGCGGGCCGCCGGGGCCTTCGTGGTCGAGGACGACTACGCCCGGGCCCTGGCCCACGAGGGCGCGGGTCCGCTGCCCGCGACCCTGGCCGCCGAGGACGCGGACGGGGTCGTGGTACACGTCCGCTCGCTCACCAAGGCCACCTCGCCCAGCCTCCGGGTCGGCGCCCTGGCCGCCCGGGGCCCGGTGGTCGAGCGGCTGCGCGCCATCCAGATCGTGGACACCTTCTTCGTGTCCCGGCCGCTCCAGGAGGCCGCCCTGGAACTGGTCGGCGCGCCCGCCTGGCCGCGCCACCTGCGGACGGTGGCCGCCGAACTGCGCCACCGGCGGGACGTGCTCGCGGGCGCCCTGCGCCGCGAGCTGCCCGAACTGGAGCTGCCGTATCTGCCGTACGGCGGCTACCAGTTGTGGGTCCGGCCGACCGGGGGCGGCGACGACGCGGCCTTCGCCGCGGCCGCGCTGCGCGCCGGGGTGGCGGTGGCTCCCGGCCGCCCGTACTTCTGCGCGGAGCCGCCGGGCCCGCACGTCCGGCTGAGCTTCGCCGGGGTCTCCGGCCCCGGCGAACTGGTCGAGGCGGTGCAGCGGCTGCGGACCGGCCTGGCGGACGGCATCGGTCCGGACGCTTGA
- a CDS encoding acetylornithine transaminase, translating to MTKGTGNQEYGARWQGALTDNYGTPAVALVRGEGAQVWDADGKQYTDFVGGIAVNALGHAHPAIVAAVTEQISTLGHVSNLYISEPVVALGERLLQLFGRPGKVFFCNSGAESIEAAFKIGRLTGRTHMVATDGGFHGRTMGALALTGQPKKQEPFRPLPGDVTHVPYGDVEALRAAVTEETALVVIEPIQGENGVVVPPAGYLTAAREITRATGTLLVLDEVQTGIGRCGQWFEHQAHEDVEPDIVTLAKGLGGGLPIGAVVAFGPVADLLRPGQHGTTFGGNPVACAAGLAVIDTIATGGLLDQVKDRGERLRSGVEGTGHALVSHVRGSGLLLGIVLTEPLAARVQQAAQDAGFLVNAPAPDVVRLMPPYVLTEAEADAFVRALPGILDAAGGDGSGE from the coding sequence ATGACGAAGGGCACCGGCAACCAGGAGTACGGCGCACGCTGGCAGGGGGCGCTGACCGACAACTACGGCACCCCCGCGGTCGCGCTCGTACGCGGTGAGGGCGCCCAGGTGTGGGACGCCGACGGGAAGCAGTACACCGACTTCGTCGGCGGCATCGCGGTCAACGCCCTCGGGCACGCCCACCCGGCGATCGTGGCGGCCGTGACCGAGCAGATCTCCACCCTCGGCCACGTCTCCAACCTCTACATCTCCGAGCCGGTCGTCGCGCTCGGCGAGCGGCTGCTCCAGCTCTTCGGCCGCCCCGGCAAGGTCTTCTTCTGCAACTCGGGCGCCGAGTCCATCGAGGCCGCCTTCAAGATCGGCCGGCTGACCGGGCGGACCCACATGGTCGCCACCGACGGCGGCTTCCACGGCCGGACCATGGGCGCCCTCGCGCTCACCGGCCAGCCGAAGAAGCAGGAGCCCTTCCGGCCGCTGCCGGGCGACGTCACGCACGTCCCCTACGGTGACGTCGAGGCCCTGCGGGCCGCCGTCACCGAGGAGACCGCCCTCGTCGTCATCGAGCCGATCCAGGGCGAGAACGGCGTGGTCGTACCCCCCGCCGGATACCTGACGGCCGCCCGCGAGATCACCCGCGCCACCGGCACCCTGCTCGTCCTCGACGAGGTCCAGACCGGCATCGGCCGGTGCGGCCAGTGGTTCGAGCACCAGGCCCACGAGGACGTCGAACCCGACATCGTCACCCTCGCCAAGGGGCTGGGCGGCGGTCTGCCCATCGGCGCGGTGGTCGCCTTCGGCCCCGTCGCCGACCTGCTCCGGCCGGGCCAGCACGGCACCACCTTCGGCGGGAACCCGGTCGCCTGCGCGGCCGGCCTCGCCGTCATCGACACGATCGCCACGGGCGGGCTGCTCGACCAGGTCAAGGACCGGGGCGAGCGGCTGCGCTCCGGCGTCGAGGGCACGGGCCACGCCCTGGTCTCCCACGTACGGGGCTCGGGACTGCTGCTGGGTATCGTGCTCACCGAGCCGCTCGCAGCCCGGGTGCAGCAGGCGGCTCAGGATGCCGGCTTCCTGGTCAACGCGCCCGCCCCCGACGTCGTACGGCTCATGCCCCCGTACGTACTCACCGAGGCCGAGGCGGACGCGTTCGTCCGGGCCCTGCCCGGCATCCTTGACGCAGCAGGCGGGGACGGATCCGGAGAATGA
- the argJ gene encoding bifunctional glutamate N-acetyltransferase/amino-acid acetyltransferase ArgJ — MSVTAAQGFTAAGIAAGIKANGNPDLALVVNHGPSLAAAGVFTSNRVKAAPVHWTEQVLRGSAVSAVVLNSGGANACTGPKGFQDTHATAEKVAATLNEHGPGGDFNAGEIAVASTGLIGVLLPMDKLLPGIETAAAALSADGGEAAAIAIKTTDSVHKTATVSQGGWTVGGMAKGAGMLAPGLATMLVVITTDADLDSATLDKALRAATRTTFDRVDSDGCMSTNDTVLLLASGASGQVPAYEDFAEAVRKVCDDLARQLIGDAEGASKDIRIEVIGALTEDDAVEVGRSIARNNLLKCAIHGEDPNWGRVLSAIGTTQAAFDPDRLNVAINDVWVCRNGSVGDDRDLVSMKDREVRITADLCNGSESAVIWGNDLTAEYVHENSAYSS, encoded by the coding sequence GTGAGCGTCACGGCAGCACAGGGATTCACGGCGGCGGGCATCGCCGCCGGGATCAAGGCCAACGGCAACCCCGACCTGGCCCTCGTGGTCAACCACGGGCCGAGTCTGGCCGCCGCGGGCGTCTTCACCTCCAACCGCGTCAAGGCCGCCCCCGTGCACTGGACCGAGCAGGTCCTGCGGGGCTCCGCCGTCAGCGCGGTCGTACTGAACTCCGGCGGCGCCAACGCCTGCACCGGCCCCAAGGGCTTCCAGGACACCCACGCCACCGCGGAGAAGGTCGCCGCCACCCTCAACGAACACGGTCCCGGCGGCGACTTCAACGCCGGAGAGATCGCGGTCGCCTCCACCGGGCTGATCGGCGTCCTGCTCCCCATGGACAAGCTGCTCCCCGGCATCGAGACGGCCGCCGCGGCCCTGTCCGCGGACGGCGGCGAGGCCGCCGCCATCGCCATCAAGACCACCGACTCCGTGCACAAGACGGCCACCGTCTCGCAGGGCGGCTGGACCGTCGGAGGCATGGCCAAGGGTGCGGGCATGCTCGCCCCGGGCCTGGCCACCATGCTCGTCGTCATCACCACCGACGCCGACCTGGACAGCGCCACCCTCGACAAGGCGCTGCGCGCCGCCACCCGCACCACCTTCGACCGGGTCGACTCCGACGGCTGCATGTCCACCAACGACACGGTGCTGCTGCTCGCCTCCGGCGCCTCCGGCCAGGTGCCCGCGTACGAGGACTTCGCCGAGGCCGTGCGCAAGGTCTGCGACGACCTGGCCCGCCAGCTCATCGGCGACGCCGAGGGCGCCAGCAAGGACATCCGCATCGAGGTCATCGGCGCGCTCACCGAGGACGACGCGGTCGAGGTCGGCCGGTCCATCGCCCGGAACAACCTGCTCAAGTGCGCCATCCACGGCGAGGACCCGAACTGGGGCCGGGTGCTCTCCGCGATCGGCACCACCCAGGCCGCCTTCGACCCGGACCGGCTCAACGTCGCCATCAACGACGTCTGGGTCTGCCGGAACGGATCGGTCGGCGACGACCGCGACCTGGTGTCCATGAAGGACCGCGAGGTCCGCATCACCGCCGACCTGTGCAACGGCAGCGAGTCCGCCGTGATCTGGGGCAACGACCTGACCGCCGAGTACGTCCACGAGAACAGCGCCTACTCCTCATGA